The window gtttcagtaagtaggtatatttaatgtattttgtttaatatgtatatgtatttatgtatgttatgagtgtataatatttaaataaatgaaaacaagtacctataatgagaacttattttttaattattttattcccgtctctaatgtacattttatcatagttatttatgtaataggtACTAGTTGTTTAGATGTTACTtagtttttaaagatatttctaGGTGCATAATACTACCTATCATAGGCGTAACTTGGCGGGGGCGAATGGGGGCAACTGCCCCCACAGCCTACAATTGGTGGGGGCATTGCCCCCACAAACcgaactataatattagttaatttcaGGCTGTTCTGAggcctataataaataataatacctataatgacgtatataataggtaatatgtaaAGGTTCTTTGGCTACAATcacgatttaagatagtactatagtatattatagtccatactatcttaaatcgtggttACAAtttcatatactatataatagtctataatagtttagtggtatataatatgtggttaCACTATGATATTCACCACGGTTTAATATTCActattttatcagttattcacattattattgcCTTAGATCATATACAATGGATAGAGCCATagcttaatattttgatgccAACATTAGGGACGAGTCGCGAGTTATGTGACCTCTACTGCGCACGCGTAAGCAACTTGTCGCATATTTTTcccaatttatattataatattaattattatttattataatactaatataattattataggaataAATCACAGaactaaatacaaaatataagtatttagtatttactatttagttcagtggaataaaataataaataataaatagaccGAGATAAATTTGCGACTAGTCGCTTACGCATGCGCAATAAAAGTCACATAACTCGCGCCTCGTCGCTAATGTTGGCATCATCGACATTATGTGTAATCTATATGCCATGGCTCTATCCATTGTATATGATCTAAGATTATTGCACATGTAAGAATTTTaaagtgataactgataacgGTTGTATAGATGTCGTAGGTTCGGTTCGGTtatttgtatagaatatagatctATGTTAGATGTTTTGACAACTTTTTTTTGACttcaaaattcgatttttttaaatctttaagaattacatttataacatgagtataaaaagaaaaacgctGTAcgatttctttataaaaaaacaaaaagttagTGATGTTAAGGTTATTGAGAATATAAAAGGTAAGTAAATATCCTACTGgctatttcaatttcaataaattgttatttataaatgccttatcttatattattattaccagttttatttaatatttagatgaCTTAAATTTTCTGGGAAAAGAGAAACCGTCAGCTAATTtaggtatttagttttttttaatataatttaagtaatgtgTCCTTAATTTAATGTGTTACTTAATTATAAGTGATTAATATCATAgcattatattagattttgaTAATAGATATGTGTCTAATGActaatatatcttattaaatttagtatatatgtTGAGATTTATgcatatagtaaattatatatttacccaTCAGATAGTATCTGATATGTGTagctacatttaaatatttgtgttattatgttataattaaatattttgtgttaaacTTATACAAATTGTGTTGCTAAAATGCTAATTGTTAGTGAATTTGccttactattaattatattataatatgtaaaccgggtatagtgtatttatgtttgcaattgtacatttaatttagtatttttaacaagGATGTTGGATGGATtgtgttgtaaattattatgctctttttttacttatcaagtaaaagcatattttttttgtttaatgttttattaaataatatgtatttaatcaataaaacttGTGTTTTGTAAAGATGTTACTTGatgattataactataatggttacattttttaatcaatatattataataaaatattatattcattctaaataattcaatctatgtatttaattctcataaagaaatataatattttattattagctatCTTATGTCAATATAATTGCTAAATTTCatgatataatagttatttatttgtgggtgatttatttgtataattgttatattttttgtaacctAGGATGaggaacaatttttttataattaataatgaatgattatgatgaataatttataattctattcaGGTAAAACAGATGGGGAAAATAGGAACCCTGTACATGGTGTTGAAAATGCTAGAATGTTTCTCAGTCTAAATAAAGGTCCGTTTCAACCAATGGATGTAACGTTTCCTATCAAAAATGGAAGGAAGTTCCGAATAGAGTGgtttaatgaatattgttgGCTTGAATACAGTGTAGCTATAGATTCAGcatattgttttttctgtCGAGCATTTTATAAGTCTGAGAAAATGGACGATTCTTTTACCATCAAAGGTTATAACAACTGGAAAAAAGCTATTGAAAGATTCAATATTCACCAAAAAAGTAATGTTCACCTTGAAAGTTCTGTTAAAGtagtagaatttaaaaaaactttgtgTGATAATTCTGGTTCAATTTCTCAAAAATTAGATTCACagcaaagtaaaattattgcaGAAAATCGAAAGTACTTAGTAACTATTCTTGAAACTCTACTTTTTTGTGCTAAACAATGTATCGCACTACGTGgacataatgaaaattatcaaaGTGATAACCAAGGCAATTACTAGAACTCTTAAAAATGAGATCTCAAGATAATagtatcattgaaaaatatttttcaaacaaagaAAAAACCTTTCGGTATGTAAGCCCTgagtatcaaaatatatttttaaatttattaagtaataatattttgtctcaAATTATTGACTTGGTTAAGAATGCTGGAATATACAGTGTAATCATGGATGAAACTCAGGATTTACGAAAACATGAGCAAGTATCTATTGTGCTTAGATATTGTGATgagaaattaaatgtttttgaaagttTCATCGGATTTTATAGAACCGATAAAATGGACGGAGAATCCCTTTCAAATCTATTAAAACACACTTTATTGAATTTAGGtttaaaattggaaaatattagGGCCCAATGTTATGATGGTGCTGCCTCAATGCGAGGCTCGTATTCAGGTGTTGCTAAAAGAATAAAAGATGATAATCCGTTAGCACTATATATCCATTGCTATGCTCATATTCTCAATTTATGTGTTGTTGATGTTTGTGAACAAGTAGCATCAGTTAGAAATAtgtttggtattttaaaaagtatttatgcGTTCATTGGGGCTTCTTCTAAAAGATAttctatttttgaaaatattcagaaTGAGTCAAAATTACCAAATATTACTTTGAAATCACTTAGTGATACAAGGTGGAATTGTCGAGTAGAAGCCATTAAATCAGTATTAAAGAACTTcgaatgtattatttcaacaTTAGAACATATTTCTGACACAGATCCTGTACATGGACCTGAAGCAAATTccattctaaaaaatattaaagattttgagttcatattttgtttaaatctgATGAAACTAGTTTTAGAGCTGACTAATAGTTTATccctttattttcaaaaaaaaatataaattattctactgTTAAAAGCTTAACAAATGCTACTGTAACTCACAGCTAAAATCACTGCGGagtgaaaatagttttaaaaatgtttggtcTGAAACAAACAAAGTTACAACTAAAGAAAACTGTCCATTGCCTTCAGTTccaagaaaaagaaaaattcctGCTAGATTAGGTGGAGGTGAACCTTTCAATACAGACAATTTATCagaatttgtcaaaataaatatttacttcactgtccttgatattataattactgacATAGAAACtaaattttctgaaaataattcaaatatattaaatgctgTGATAAATGTTTTGACTTTACAAAATTGCAAATATGAAGATATTTTAGAAGTTTCtaacacttataatatagaaattgaCGAGTTACAGGCAGAGCTAAAGTTGTTTggtaaaatgtgttttgtgaaacaaatatttgatagCTTTGAAGATCGTCTTAATTACTTTATACTTCAAGATCTTTCAaattcatttgaaaatttatataaattattcaaactttttttatcaattcctATGAGTTCGGCTTCATCAGAGCGTTCATTTTCATCATTACGCCGTCTTAAAACTTATACTCGAAATAGTATTGGACAAGAAAGGCTAAAGGATTTGGCTTTATtacatatagaaaaaaaatttgaaccaaaatttgatataattattgaccAATTCAACGCACAATCAACAATTCGAGGAAGACGATtgcaactaaaataattttggcttcaaatttatgtttatgtttattaatattattattatgttaacaatattatgtttattatatttatgtttaaaaaaagttgtttttaaaaaagtttctttataatttttatgtaattataaatattaattatggttttgaaaaaagtagttattttattattgtttggtataaaacttaaagtatttataaaaaaaatgttaaaatttaaataagattatGAAAATGTGTAGAGATttgcaaaaattgtttttgccCCCACGTGAAAAATGCCCAAGTTACGCCTATGCTACCTATGGTCTTCGGGATATTatgttttgcataaaaaacTTTACTGCAGCCATGTAtactcaataagtataataaataaaaaactatcaacttaattattatgttaaaacaaCCATAATGCATTGCTGCTGTTACTATTTAGAATGGTCAGATTCACTATATGAggtcctataaaataatagaactaATCTAGTTATTATGTTAGGGCAACTATAATTCATTGCTGCTGTTACTATTTAGAATGGTTGGATTCAATATATTAGgccctataaaataaaagaactaatctaattattatgttagggCAACTATAATTCATTGCTGTTGTTACTATTTAGGATGGTTGGATTCACTATATAAGgccctataaaataaaataactaacctaattattatgttaggacaaccataatgtatagttgacaatttaactataatatttatgttgtcGCAACACAGTTATTTCAACATTCTTTATTTGGTACTCCCGACTATGCTTAAAAGTTGTCTGTATAGCTACAATAATTTACGGTTACAGTAACTATTTTCATGGTTACTacaaccaaatatttttttccgtgcgtgattagtgaaaaaataatttatatttgatatgccTCCTATAAGACGAAGCAATTAGGTAGAAGAACCAGAAATGCTACAAACCAAGCTAATTACCGATCTAATTCACAACGCGTGAAGCGCGAGCGCGACATTCAACTAATAATCGCGCAAGTTTGAATCGAGCTGCTTTCAGTTACGATGTGTCAATTGACTACAGTAACTACCAATGTGTTGTTATTGGTTCTATGAACTCGGTTGCTCACACTGTAaggcattaaaatacaaaaacgaagCCAATGGATTGTGTTGCGCAAATGGTAAAGTGAAATTGATACCATTGGATCCACCACCAGAACCATTGTACTCATTGGTTTCAGGAATAGGAACAGATTCTATACACTTTTTGACAAATAtccaacaatataacaattgctTTCAAATGACTTCATTTGGGGCAACAAATGTAGTTCGGGAAAATTTTATGCCAACTTtcaaggtatgtattatagcagttactcataattattttagcgaACAAAATTTTCTGTCACCAAAGTTAAGATGTGTCACTAATCTTCAATTTCTTAATCATTACGAAATATATCACttagtcatcatattatatggtgtTTCAGTTTCAGtgacacttttattatattttatatttgatagatattagttaaaactaaatatatactttttaagatcaaatattattaagtttgatCACCGACAAtccattaatttataccacaccataatattttttttttatttacagatacAAGGGCAAATATATCACAGAGCAGGTTCACTGTTACCAGTGTCAGATAGCGACAACAAATTcctgcaaatttattttatgggcaATTCACCACAAGAAATTGATCTGCGTTGTGCacataacaatttagtaaAGAGGTCTATTGTAGAACAATTACAAACTTTATTTCATCAACACaatcaattgattatattgtttaaaactgcCCTGGATCTGATGCCATCCGAtagtagtatacatttgtatgttctgcgcacttttgactgcggagattgcaaatttttaagggggatttttcccctcaaactttttttttctccgctctaCCAGACTgcggtgattttaaaatttttaggtggattttccccctcaaacttttttttctccgctgtaccagtaaaaaaacactgattttcaaaaaccataatgtatgttctgcgcacttttgactgcggagattgtaaaattttaagggggattttccccctcaaactttttttttctccgctgtatatataatcgtgtttcctttgaaatagttttgtaattcaatTGGTGGAGGTAAATCACCGAagctatcaaaatatacaaccttatctttaattttgtaaaacgctACCCAATGACTTCCATCACCTGAAGATAcgtctaagtttaatataccacATTCAATTGTTCGTGGTTTTTTAGGTAAGTCATCTCGTGAAAAGACTCCTCGGAAATGattgatattaaactttgcaatgtattttataatgtctcTAGATGTGAGTGGTCTGTCAGGTAAcgtttttatcagttttttttccttgatccattattgattaaattcaatccgctacctttctttttttcgaattttgaaTTGCATTATAAACACTAGCACTCCCAGACATTAAACTACCGAGAGCTGATAACCCTGCGAAAATAGGAATTAGAGGAATCGCACCTCCTGTCTGACCTGGTGTTAAAATCAATCTTTTACCATTAGGATTTTTCTTAACCTTTCCTTTTTTTGCAGCTAGTGttctcttttttatttttttattacttttatgtttacctttataactcatacctattttctgtttaaccttcatcatactttatttcagtatttataaagaagttTATAAAACCTTCACCAGTCTTATCTGATTTCTACTTACAGGTTGAGCACACTATCTTTCactggttataaatttaaaagatccagagtatttataagaaaaaaaaatggatttgattgaacagaaaaataaattagatatttcgaACGTTgatactcaaataataaaaaaaacgtcaaGACATGGACCGTTATTACCTGATACTATACGTGCTATTATAGACGGTCCTAGTGGTTcaggtaaaacaaatataatgtataatctaaTCACTCATGAAAACGgaataagatttgaaaatatttatttatactcaaaaacttctaatcaagaaaaatatgttttattaaaaaaaataatagatgatataaaaggtgctaacatttttatattttcagacgctgataaagttataaaaccgaatttaactaaaaagaattctgtaataattttcgatGATGTTTTATGTGGTCCGCAGTCGATAATAAGAGAATATTTCGGAATGTGTAGACATTCAGGTGCTAGCTCTGTATTCTATTTAGCACaaacatattctaaaattccGAAGCAACTGGTAAgagataattcaaatttattaataattctaaaacaggatgatacaaatttaaaacatatattcaatGATCATTCATCAGCAGATATGGATTTCTCAGAATTTCGGAAAATTTCTCATTTCTGCTGGAATCATAGTGATTACGGATTTatggttattgataaaacacGTGAAATGAATGAAGGTAGATATAGATGtggttttcatacttttattaaaaaaaaataagtatataaatatagttgtaatataGACAAAATCTACATAGTATTATCTTTAGTTGAAGGAAACAGATATATtaagttcattattttcaatgaataaagataaagttttgttaaaaaatttgatattatcaaaaaaaaatatcaaacgtaaaataatgaacatgaaGCGTGGTGTTATAGATTCTGATAACTATTTTCGCGAAACATTTATACCTTTACTCAAACCATTGACTtcaattccagaaaaaaacacTTCATTTATTCTGacactactaaaaaaaaaataccttgatCACTAGTGATGGAGATAGCGAAAACGAATCAAATTCATCgttcgataattttttaatttctaatcctAAATTACAGCGATATGATAAATCGTATGGCATGCATTATGATTCGGTTAATgatcaacttaaaatatcagatattCCTGTCACTTTTGATCATGGTAACTTACGCTTGCTTGATAATTACTACCCTTGGACTAAAGGACTTTGGTCTTTATTATGTGAGAAAGTACCAAAAAATATGACGATAGAAGATatggaatcatattataatattctaaaaacaagtaaagtttatttaaaggcAGACGGGAAACCTAAAACCTCAAGATATTTCAAATGGATGAACGTTTTAAAACCTCTATATGATCGAatgaaaattgatgaaaaacaattaaatgaggaagtattgaaaataaataacacaaaagttaaaactccttctcaattaaaattaaaagaatttgataactttttatcTAGCTCAGGCGCAAAACgaagaaacattattaatgatacagCCATATCAAATGAaccatttgatttttcttcttcagtgattaattctaaatttgaagAACCTCCAACTGATCAGCTATTTAACTTTAGTTTATCACCGTCAGTTAAGAAAGGATCTGGtttatataaagatgtaaTACCTCATACACAATTAGTGTATTATGATGATCCAAATGAATTAGTTGTtagattaaatcttttaacatCGTCCCAAAATGCTGGTAATACTggtgtaaataatgaaatcatatCTATTATAGAAGAATTACGTGAGaggaatattatagtttaatgtctACATTAGAGGGTTTAGCTAATGAGCTACATCGACCTGCAAGAAAAGTATTTCCAAGACGTAGTATAATAACACGATTTAAAGATGACCTTTGGCAAGCTGATTTAATGGATATGCAATCTCATTCTAAACAAAATCttggttttaagtatattttagttgttatagatacatacaCGAAATATGTATGGgtagaatcattgaaaaataaaacaggaaAAGAATGTACAAaaggtatgtttaatatattaaaacaagctaatccaaaattataacaaacagATAATGgtacagaattttataataatcaatttcaacagttaatgaaaaaaaataaaattagacattATAGTACGTATAGCGTTATCAAGTGTTCAATTGGAGAACGTGTTATACaaactctaaaaataatatatacaaacattttactgcAACAGGTATATGGAAttggtataacaaaatatcaaaaattatttataattataatcatacaaaacATAGATCAATTAAATGTACACCATATGAAGCtagaataaatacaagtaaaatcaaatcaaatatacaaacaaataaaacattatataaaccaaaatttaaaattaatgataaagtaagaatatcaaaatataagcatatatttagtaaaggaTATACACCAAATTGGACAACAGAAATTTTCACAGTTTCAAAAGTTTCACATACAGAACCAATAACTTATCAGCTAAAGGATggatcaaacaatataattctagGTGGTTTTTATGAgcaagaaattaaattgactGATTTTCCGAACACATTTCTAAttgaacgtattataaaaaaagttaaagataaaatgctTGTTAAATGGATGGGTTTTGATTCCAGTCATAATCATGGATATTAtcgaaagatattattaaataatttttttttatatatattttacctttttataaaaaataaaaaaaaacagtattaaattaaattattttagttattcatataatgtttTCCTT of the Aphis gossypii isolate Hap1 unplaced genomic scaffold, ASM2018417v2 Contig00091, whole genome shotgun sequence genome contains:
- the LOC126553184 gene encoding zinc finger MYM-type protein 1-like isoform X1, producing MRSQDNSIIEKYFSNKEKTFRYVSPEYQNIFLNLLSNNILSQIIDLVKNAGIYSVIMDETQDLRKHEQVSIVLRYCDEKLNVFESFIGFYRTDKMDGESLSNLLKHTLLNLGLKLENIRAQCYDGAASMRGSYSGVAKRIKDDNPLALYIHCYAHILNLCVVDVCEQVASVRNMFGILKSIYAFIGASSKRYSIFENIQNESKLPNITLKSLSDTRWNCRVEAIKSVLKNFECIISTLEHISDTDPVHGPEANSILKNIKDFEFIFCLNLMKLVLELTNSLSLYFQKKI
- the LOC126553184 gene encoding zinc finger MYM-type protein 1-like isoform X2 — protein: MDETQDLRKHEQVSIVLRYCDEKLNVFESFIGFYRTDKMDGESLSNLLKHTLLNLGLKLENIRAQCYDGAASMRGSYSGVAKRIKDDNPLALYIHCYAHILNLCVVDVCEQVASVRNMFGILKSIYAFIGASSKRYSIFENIQNESKLPNITLKSLSDTRWNCRVEAIKSVLKNFECIISTLEHISDTDPVHGPEANSILKNIKDFEFIFCLNLMKLVLELTNSLSLYFQKKI
- the LOC126553181 gene encoding uncharacterized protein LOC126553181 produces the protein MCCYWFYELGCSHCKALKYKNEANGLCCANGKVKLIPLDPPPEPLYSLVSGIGTDSIHFLTNIQQYNNCFQMTSFGATNVVRENFMPTFKIQGQIYHRAGSLLPVSDSDNKFLQIYFMGNSPQEIDLRCAHNNLVKRSIVEQLQTLFHQHNQLIILFKTALDLMPSDSSIHFSGAKRRNIINDTAISNEPFDFSSSVINSKFEEPPTDQLFNFSLSPSVKKGSGLYKDVIPHTQLVYYDDPNELVVRLNLLTSSQNAGNTGVNNEIISIIEELRERNIIV